One Cryptomeria japonica chromosome 9, Sugi_1.0, whole genome shotgun sequence genomic window carries:
- the LOC131029675 gene encoding uncharacterized protein LOC131029675, whose product MSHSEEFSEEEEVNTNTGGNQELGGEKLNETKHENQNMVQTNEEEEQKEAEDEQEVEDEQEVEDEEEEVSGHFGAINLNVDLNISDNASRSQQTIKDKPDNERIVAIALANLAEAAEKVNQEEQ is encoded by the coding sequence ATGTCTCATTCAGAAGAGTTctcagaagaagaagaagtaaataCTAACACAGGAGGCAATCAAGAATTGGGAGGAGAAAAATTGAATGAAACAAAGCATGAAAATCAAAACATGGTTCAGACTAATGAGGAGGAAGAACAAAAAGAAGCAGAGGACGAGCAAGAAGTAGAGGACGaacaagaagtagaagatgaagaagaggaagtgTCGGGACATTTTGGAGCAATCAATCTAAATGTTGATTTAAACATTAGTGATAATGCATCTAGATCTCAGCAAACCATTAAGGATAAGcctgataatgaaagaattgttgcaaTTGCATTAGCAAATCTAGCTGAGGCTGCTGAGAAAGTGAATCAGGaagaacaataa